CTGTTTTTGTGTTAAGAATGACACCCGCTCCTTTCTCAAGGACTTCTCCATCTGCACCCACATCTGTTGCCAAACAAGCAAGCCCACAAGCCATTGCTTCTAATAAAGATAGCGACAAACCTTCCACCAATGATGGTAAAATAAATACATCTGCTCCCCGTAAAATTTCGATCCGTCGTTGTTCATCGGCAACAAATCCCAACCAGATAACGTTGTACTCCAAACCGTAAAATGGTTCCAAAGAAGCCTTCAAGGGACCATCGCCAACAATAAGCAATTTGCTATTTGCTCCCATTTCTGCCTGTTTCCAAGCACGCAAAAGGGCTTCAACATTTTTTTCTGGGGCTATCCGACCTTGGTAAACAAACAAGCGCTCGGCTCGAAATTCCTCTTTGACTCTAGAAGGACCCGGAGAGTACTTATCAACGTCCACACCGTTGGGAATGACAGCAATATTTTGTTCTGGCACACCCATGCGAGCTAACAATTCTCGCTGAATTTGGGAAAATACAATCACGCGATCGTAGTTACCCAAAAAGGGTGCGTAGAGTTGATAAGCCAAAAGTTGTGTTCCCGATACCAGTTTTGCTCCCTTTCCAGCAAACGGTGTGTGGAAAGTGGCAACCAGAGGCAAATTCAGTCGCTCACAAATTTCTGGCAGAACAAAGTCCAGGGGAGATAGGGTCAAAGAAGCATGAACTATATCAGGTTTGATGCGTCGCAGCGACTGAGTTAAAACCTTAGTCGCTTTGAAAGTAGGAATTGTGTAAACCTGGGACTTGTAAATGAAGGGTAGCGTGACTTCTGGGCAATTGGGCCAGTTATCTAGGTCTGATTCTTCTTGGGCGAAGTGGAGAAAGCTAACTAGGTGTCCCCGGTCTAGCAAGGCATTTGTAATCTCTCTACTGTAAGTGACATTGCCACAAAAGGGTGATTTTTTTCCAATCCAGGCTATACGCATTCTTTGTTAGCTATCAGGAAAGCGAAATTATTATATTAGCTTTTTGTCCTTCTTTATCAGTCCTTTGTCTCGCTCTACTTGCTGGCTCTTCAACTATCACAAAATACAACCAATCGTTAGCTGTCAGGAAATTTTTTTACATTTCCCCAGGCAGCGCATTTTTGGCTTTACTTCTTTACTTACTTTATTTCTCAGTTGTTAATTTATAGAGTTTTCTAACAACTTACCTAGACGCTATACATAACGTCTAGCTAAAGTTACGATTGATCCCCAGCAAGTATCTGAGAATTTCTCATTGGGCTAAGTTTACCATGAAAACAGAAGCTTTCAGTAAATAAGCGATTGTAGAAAGCCGAATATTGAGTTTTTTTATCTATTAGCTACTTAGAAGAGGTATACCAGGTTAATATACCACCCAAAAAGACCATCGCTGCTAACCCCAAAAAGACTGTCTGTAATCCGACAAAGGTTTCTGCTACGCCTGCTACTGCTAAGGGTAAAGACAGAGCAATATTAATCACGTTGTTTTGCAGACCAAAGACTTTGCCACGCATATCAGGTGGTGTTTCTGTTTGGATAGCTGTTTGCATGGGGATACCCACGAGTGACCCAGAGACACCCAAGAGTGTTATCAACAGCAAAACGACCCATAACTGTTGGGTAAATATCGACAGACCAATGAGAGATGCTGCCATACCCATACATCCACACAGACTTAACTGGGTATAAGAGAAGCGCTGACCAAATAGACCTAAAAGAGTTGCTCCAAGAGCAATACCAACACCTCCAGCCGCTAGTAAAAAGCCGAATTGGGAGGCTTTCAAACCCGGAATTAATTCTGCCATGCGAACGGCTAAAACGGTTAATGCCGCAAATATGGAGAACAAAATTATAAGTTGGATGAGGGCATTGCGGAGGCGACGATTTTCTCGGAGATAGCGGAAACCATCTCGCAGGTCAGTAAAAATGTGAGGGGATTCTTTTTCTGTTTTTTGGGGTTGTTCATGAGTGACAAGCAGCAACAAAATGAGTCCAGCAAGCGCATAACTGCCACCCACCACAAGTTCTTTGCCTAGTCCATGACTACCACCTAATTGCGACCACACTTGGTCTGCTACAGCTAACAATGGTTCCCCAACAGCAAACCCGACGATCACCGAAGCCATCATTGTTGTGGTGTAAAGCGAGTTAGCAGAAAGTAAATGCTGCTCTTTCACCACTAAAGGAATTGCCGCCTGTTCTGCTGGTGCAAAAAACTGCGTCAGCGTGGAAACTAGGAAAGTCACCCCTAGGAGGATGCCAAAACCCACTGGCAACACTCCCAGTAATGGTTGCCAATCATGAGTCAACCACAGCAATGGTGGAATTGCCAAAACCAATAGACCGCGCCAAACATTCGTTGCTACCAGCACCGCCTTTTTCGACCAGCGGTCTACAAATACACCAGCGACGGAACCGAAGAGGACTGCGGGAATGGTAAAAGCCATCATCAGCGTCGAGACCCAACCACTAATGGTTTGATCGCTTGTTTGAAACTGAGTATTAATGATGGCAATCATCAAAACCAGATACACCTTATCTGACAGTTGACAAAAGACTTGACCACCCCAAAGAGCCAAAAAGTTAGGGTTTTTTATGATCGGCAAAAAACCATGCTCTTGTTTATCAGCTGATGCAGCTTCTCCATTGGAACCAGAAGAACCTATATCTGGTGGTTGCGTACTATGCTCGGAAGCATTACTTTTGCCATTTGCCTCACTATAAGTTAATTGATTTTCCGATTTTTGTTCACTTGGATTTGTAGCATCAGTTTTTGGTATTTCTGATGTACTTTTCTGGTTTTCAAAAAGGTCTTTTGCCGACATTTCATGAACTTGAATAGGACTAGATAAAGACCTTGGAACACTTGGGTGATTGGTTACTTTAGGCACCGATGCCCTACTCTGTTTTTTAGCATAGCCTTGTGACAACGGCAGGATATTCGTATCCAAATCAGACGGTTGCATCATGGTTGGCAGCAAAATAAGAATCTATTAAAGCAGCGGAGCGAATAGGGCGACCAAAGTGATATTGAGCATAAGAGCGCAAAATTTGCTCAACAGATAACCAGCCATAACTTTTGGCTGCATCTTGCACTATCTCTGGTTGCGACAGATGCTGGAGTATAGCAAGTTCTGTGGCATTCAGGCGGCTAGATACGACTGGTATTTCTTGCCGATGAATAACTGTTTTGTAGTTGGAAGACTTCTGTTTGACAGTAGCAGGATGAACAGTGGGGGGAGTGGAGGAAGATGGGGAAGACGAGAGAAAATTTTCTCCCCCTACTCCCCTCTGTTTTCGGAGGCGTTCCCAAGCCGTTAAGCAAACCGTTCCACCAGTTGGTATGCTAAATCCCACCTGCCAGTTGGGGTTTGTGAAATCTGGTATCAGAGGACGTGCAGTGAGGCAACACACTTGTACTTCGGGAGTGAGTCCAGCTAAAGCTAAAAGGTGAAATACCCCATGAGCTAGATGTGCTAGAACCTCAGATGCCTCCGTGCTGGGCAAAGCCTCTAAGCGACTGAGATGTTCGTTTAGTAACTCATATAATTCTTCTTGGGGTTGTTCGCTCAAGGCTTGACACAGTACTATTTCTGCTAAATACTGGCTGGCGGCAAGCTTTCCCAAGTTTTTGGCAAGACCTGGATAAGATTTTATAGTTTGTGCTTGAGTCATTTTATCGAGCGATCGCCCTTTAGCAATCAGTAACTCGTTTACCACAAACATTCCACTCCTACCACCAAGGCTGGAGTTGTGTTTACGTGAACCTGGGGCAACTGCTCGAACTAGACCAAACTCTCGTGTCAAAATTGTCACTAGTCTATCTGATTCTCCCAGAGCCTGGGTTTTAAGATTAATTCCAGTTGCTTTATAGGTTTTACTCATTTGTCATTAGTTATTAGTCATTAGTCATTAGTCATTAGCAAAGGACAAAGGACGAAGGACAAATGACTACTCACTATGATCCAGCCTATCGCGCTGACGAAGCAAATCGATACTGCGAGACGTCCCTAATCTGGTAGCGCCCGCTAGGATTAAGTCTAAAGCTTGGTCGATGCTACGAATACCCCCTGAGGCTTTAATTCCCACCCTCTCTCGTGCGACTTCCTTCAAAAGTCGTACATCTTCTACTGTTGCACCGCCATTCCAACCTGTACTGGTTTTAAGAAATGCTGCTCCAGCTTCCATACATATTTCTGCTGCTATTCTTTTTTCTTCATCCGTTAGCAGGCTTGTTTCCAAAATGACCTTCACAGTTTGCCCTGTTTCTTCGCAAATTTCGGCAATTTCCCGATGCACGTCCTCAGTTTTGCCTGCTTTCAACCAGCCTAAGTTGATCACCACATCTAACTCAGCGGCACCATTCTCCACCGCTTCTTGAGCTTCATACAGCTTTGTTGCCGAAGTCGTTGCACCACTAGGAAAGCTAATGACTGTACAAACCTTGGGCTTTTTGCCGTGGAGGAGTTCTGCTGCTTGCCTCACATGAGCTGGATATACACAAACTGCCGCAAAATGAAATCTATCTGCTTCTTCACACCATTGTTCAACCTGCTCAGAGGTAGCCGTTGGTATCAGCAGAGTGTGATCTATAAATGGCGCAATATCAATGTCTTTATGGTCTGCTGCCATTGCCTCTTCTACCAGTGATTAATTATTAACCTTTATAAAAAAATTTAAAACTATTTGGATAAATTAAATAATAATTTTTCCGTTCTTTAATCTGAACTTTAACGCTTTACTGAGTGTCTTTGGTCACTGCTAGCAATGATGACTGAATTACTGCATGTATTTTATTTTACTTCAACTTTTGTTGAGATGGTAAGTTCATATAAGTTTTTATCACCAGTTGCTAAAAAGCCAAGGATATTTTGAGCTAATGCCTTTGATGCTAGGTAAGGCACACCGTTACCAATTGCTTTAAACATATTTGTCAATGACATATTATCTGGAAATACAAAGTTAGCAGGCAAAGATTGTATTGCTAAAGCTTCTGCTGCTGAAATGCGCCGAACTTTGTAGGGATGTAAATGGACTTCATTATTTCCATAGCAAGCTGTGGGAGAGTAACGCCATCTGTGAAGACGTTTAAAAGATTTCTTTGAATCATCTCCCTCATCTAGGGTAGCGAATTTTTTAATACCCGCTCTTGGCTGAAAATAATGTCCAGCATTGGGATGGTTTAGCACATCATTTTTTCTAAACCAGTATTCAACTGTGAGTTCTTGAGGAATACCATCAGGGCAAGGCAGAATAGAATCTTCTTTAAATTGTTCTGACTGACTCCAATTGTAAGAAAAAACTTGCTCTATAGGATAGAAAATATGTTTTTTCCAAGGAAAAGTACCTTCAGGCAAAACATTTTCCTTGTCAAATTCTATCCCTATGTCCTTGATTAACTGAGTTCGGAAACCAATGAGAATAATTCTGTCTCTATCCTGAGGCACGCCGTATTCAATAGCATTAATTAACCGTTCTGTTAATATATAACCAGCTTGGTTTAACTTTTGCTTAAGCGCTTCAAAAAACCAACGATGTTTTTTTGTCTTCCACAAACCTTTGACGTTCTCAAATAAAAATAAATCGGGTTGCTGTTGGCAAATTAATTCAACGTAGGAAGCAGATAGTTTACCATTATCTCCTAAGTGTCCTCGATTTTTTCCACCTATGGAGAAGTCAGGACATGGAGGACCACCAATAAATCCAACAATATCAGTAGACTTTCGGCAATCTTTTACCAATTCCCGTAGGCGAATTGCTTGTATTCCTTCAGTAAGTTTGGTTACGTCTCCCTCTTCCCCATGATGATAACCATATTCTGGCAATGGCAAATTGAGAGTAGCCCGTGAATAGCGGTGTGCTTCCATAAATGGGGAAAATATTTCATTGACATAGACAATATTGAAACCGCTGGTTTCAAAACCTAAATCAAGGAAACCTAAACCTGTGAAAAAGGAGAAGATAGTAGGGCAATTTCTCATTTGCTGATTTGGAAAGCATATTTATAAAGCTGGCGATTAGAAAATGCGCTAAGGCGCACGCTACGCGTTAGCGTTAGCTCCTCCGCAGGAGGCACGCGCCTACACAGAGAAAACCCCTTCGGGTTTGCAGTCGCCTACGGAGGGAGACCCTCCTACAGCGCTGTCTCACCGCCTGCGCGGGGTTCAGGAAATTGAGTCCGCGTAGGCGGAGTTCGTCTGTGTGCCCGTAAACTCTGCGACTTTCAGTCGCCAAGGCTAGGCAATTGTCTGAGATTCAATGAGTTGTGGCTGCTGTACTTCTGGCATTAAACGTTTTACGCCTTGCTTAACAAAACTTTGCAACAAACCAATCTGCTGGTTCTGCTGAAACACGTTTTGCAAGGTTTGCCGTAACTTGTCGAGATTCAAGCCACCTTCAGAATTCATAGCGACTTCCTGCTGTTGGAAATACTCGACTAGGCTTAAACCGGCTATGCGAGTCAGATAAGCTGCACTAACCCCCTGCACTGCGCCACCAGCAACGAAGGTGATAGCGTTACTCTTCAGCACTGTACCTACCGCTTTGGAAGACAGTTCCACCAAACCCAGTTTCAGCATCAAACCTCCCATTGTTCCAGCAACAGTTTGCGCTTGTTCCAAGGAAAATTTCTGCTGATAGAGACCACCCAAATCCATAACCATCTGGGCATTAATTGCCACTGTTGCCAAGATATCAAGTGCTGGGACTGGGTTGGCAAATGCCGCCGCCGCTGCTATCCACTGGTATTGTTCAATAACTGGTACAGCGCGATCGCGTCTGGTTCCATTGAGCAAGTTTTTCGCCTCAGCTTTCAGCAAAAGGGCTTTCCTCATCGTGGTTGCCCACACCAGCTGCTGTCCTTGCTGTGCCAACATTTCGCCCAACTGAGAAGTCAACTGTTGGATGTCTGGCGCTGGCGTCTCCAGCCACTCTTGCACAGAACCGTCTTCTTGATGCTTACGTACTTTGACGGCAAGGGGAGACCCCGCAGTTGCTACGACAATTGAGGACGCCCTTTGTTTCAGCGACTCCAACACACTAAAGCGTTCGTCTGGCAAATACTGATCTTGTTTGTTAAAAATCAAAATTGTGCTTTGATTTGCTGCTTTTAGCTGTTGCAAAGTTTGAAATTCTGAATCTGTTAAATCACCGTTTGTCAGAAACAGAACAATATCAGATGTGTTGGCAGAAGCCAAAACAGCTGCATCTGACTTTTCGCTTGCTTCTAGAAACAAAGGTGGTGTCTCTTGAAAAGAGACTGTTTGCTGTATTTCTTGCCGCCAGCTAGACTCTAGGACTTTAATTAAAGTCGTTTTACCTACTGATTTCCCGCCAGTGATAGCAGCGATCATCTCTTGTCTGTCTATCTCAGCTATGAGATGGGCAACTTGTTCTCGCAATCTCTCTAGGACTGGGTGACTTTCTGCTTCTTGTGCCAGTTGGTTAACCACGGCTTCGGCTTTGGCGATCGCCCCTTCCACCGTTGGCCGGTCTACAGTCATACTGTTGAGCAGTTGAGAACTATCTTGAGTGCGATTTAGCTTTAATAACCACAAACCGCCGCCAACTGCTAAGAGACTCAATAAGCCAAATTCACCTATCTGCACAAGTGAATCGTGCCAACTTTCTAACATCCATAAAGAAAAGGACAGTCCCAATCCTCCCACTAAAATCGGTCGCCGCAACTTCACAACTATGATTCTCCGAACTTTTTGGATGGCTTCTACTCCAGATTAGCTCAAAACCCCGCTTCTAGGACTCCGACTGGCGGAGGCACAAAATTTTTTTTACATACGGCTGCTTCTAAGATGAAGTCCCAAGCGTCGCGATACTTGGCGGAACGAGGTTTGCGCTGTCGTTTCTCGGCTTCAACAAGGTGTATTTCGCTACCGTAACCTATGAATACAT
The sequence above is a segment of the Mastigocladopsis repens PCC 10914 genome. Coding sequences within it:
- a CDS encoding glycosyltransferase family 4 protein, coding for MRIAWIGKKSPFCGNVTYSREITNALLDRGHLVSFLHFAQEESDLDNWPNCPEVTLPFIYKSQVYTIPTFKATKVLTQSLRRIKPDIVHASLTLSPLDFVLPEICERLNLPLVATFHTPFAGKGAKLVSGTQLLAYQLYAPFLGNYDRVIVFSQIQRELLARMGVPEQNIAVIPNGVDVDKYSPGPSRVKEEFRAERLFVYQGRIAPEKNVEALLRAWKQAEMGANSKLLIVGDGPLKASLEPFYGLEYNVIWLGFVADEQRRIEILRGADVFILPSLVEGLSLSLLEAMACGLACLATDVGADGEVLEKGAGVILNTKTVRPQLRTLLPLFQDHPELTTLLGQKARKRILEQYTLSGNITRLEELYTKVLEQRRRIPLSWGA
- a CDS encoding MFS transporter, which codes for MMQPSDLDTNILPLSQGYAKKQSRASVPKVTNHPSVPRSLSSPIQVHEMSAKDLFENQKSTSEIPKTDATNPSEQKSENQLTYSEANGKSNASEHSTQPPDIGSSGSNGEAASADKQEHGFLPIIKNPNFLALWGGQVFCQLSDKVYLVLMIAIINTQFQTSDQTISGWVSTLMMAFTIPAVLFGSVAGVFVDRWSKKAVLVATNVWRGLLVLAIPPLLWLTHDWQPLLGVLPVGFGILLGVTFLVSTLTQFFAPAEQAAIPLVVKEQHLLSANSLYTTTMMASVIVGFAVGEPLLAVADQVWSQLGGSHGLGKELVVGGSYALAGLILLLLVTHEQPQKTEKESPHIFTDLRDGFRYLRENRRLRNALIQLIILFSIFAALTVLAVRMAELIPGLKASQFGFLLAAGGVGIALGATLLGLFGQRFSYTQLSLCGCMGMAASLIGLSIFTQQLWVVLLLITLLGVSGSLVGIPMQTAIQTETPPDMRGKVFGLQNNVINIALSLPLAVAGVAETFVGLQTVFLGLAAMVFLGGILTWYTSSK
- the recO gene encoding DNA repair protein RecO translates to MSKTYKATGINLKTQALGESDRLVTILTREFGLVRAVAPGSRKHNSSLGGRSGMFVVNELLIAKGRSLDKMTQAQTIKSYPGLAKNLGKLAASQYLAEIVLCQALSEQPQEELYELLNEHLSRLEALPSTEASEVLAHLAHGVFHLLALAGLTPEVQVCCLTARPLIPDFTNPNWQVGFSIPTGGTVCLTAWERLRKQRGVGGENFLSSSPSSSTPPTVHPATVKQKSSNYKTVIHRQEIPVVSSRLNATELAILQHLSQPEIVQDAAKSYGWLSVEQILRSYAQYHFGRPIRSAALIDSYFAANHDATV
- the deoC gene encoding deoxyribose-phosphate aldolase is translated as MAADHKDIDIAPFIDHTLLIPTATSEQVEQWCEEADRFHFAAVCVYPAHVRQAAELLHGKKPKVCTVISFPSGATTSATKLYEAQEAVENGAAELDVVINLGWLKAGKTEDVHREIAEICEETGQTVKVILETSLLTDEEKRIAAEICMEAGAAFLKTSTGWNGGATVEDVRLLKEVARERVGIKASGGIRSIDQALDLILAGATRLGTSRSIDLLRQRDRLDHSE
- a CDS encoding DNA cytosine methyltransferase, with amino-acid sequence MRNCPTIFSFFTGLGFLDLGFETSGFNIVYVNEIFSPFMEAHRYSRATLNLPLPEYGYHHGEEGDVTKLTEGIQAIRLRELVKDCRKSTDIVGFIGGPPCPDFSIGGKNRGHLGDNGKLSASYVELICQQQPDLFLFENVKGLWKTKKHRWFFEALKQKLNQAGYILTERLINAIEYGVPQDRDRIILIGFRTQLIKDIGIEFDKENVLPEGTFPWKKHIFYPIEQVFSYNWSQSEQFKEDSILPCPDGIPQELTVEYWFRKNDVLNHPNAGHYFQPRAGIKKFATLDEGDDSKKSFKRLHRWRYSPTACYGNNEVHLHPYKVRRISAAEALAIQSLPANFVFPDNMSLTNMFKAIGNGVPYLASKALAQNILGFLATGDKNLYELTISTKVEVK
- a CDS encoding YcjF family protein — translated: MVVKLRRPILVGGLGLSFSLWMLESWHDSLVQIGEFGLLSLLAVGGGLWLLKLNRTQDSSQLLNSMTVDRPTVEGAIAKAEAVVNQLAQEAESHPVLERLREQVAHLIAEIDRQEMIAAITGGKSVGKTTLIKVLESSWRQEIQQTVSFQETPPLFLEASEKSDAAVLASANTSDIVLFLTNGDLTDSEFQTLQQLKAANQSTILIFNKQDQYLPDERFSVLESLKQRASSIVVATAGSPLAVKVRKHQEDGSVQEWLETPAPDIQQLTSQLGEMLAQQGQQLVWATTMRKALLLKAEAKNLLNGTRRDRAVPVIEQYQWIAAAAAFANPVPALDILATVAINAQMVMDLGGLYQQKFSLEQAQTVAGTMGGLMLKLGLVELSSKAVGTVLKSNAITFVAGGAVQGVSAAYLTRIAGLSLVEYFQQQEVAMNSEGGLNLDKLRQTLQNVFQQNQQIGLLQSFVKQGVKRLMPEVQQPQLIESQTIA